From Vigna unguiculata cultivar IT97K-499-35 chromosome 5, ASM411807v1, whole genome shotgun sequence, the proteins below share one genomic window:
- the LOC114183683 gene encoding probable NADH kinase has protein sequence MVMKMTRLLLLLKPFTVSPPRSHTPPQIVQFLENRRKVHHDAINFCQAILQKKSVEWKAVLRNNFSPPINDVDLVVTVGGDGTLLQASHSLDDKIPVLGVNSDPTRIDEVEQFSSEFDATRSTGHLCAATVENFEQVLDAVLEGQFLPSELTRSMISVNARHLSTYALNDILVAHPCPASVSRFSFRIKEGDKPCSPLVNCRSSGLRVSTAAGSTAAMHSAGGFPMPILSRDLQYMTREPISPRAASDLMHGSIKHDQTLVSTWTCRKGLIYIDGSHIYHTIQDGDIIEISSRAPVLKVLLPRHLL, from the exons ATGGTGATGAAGATGACGAGACTCTTACTGCTGCTAAAACCCTTCACTGTATCTCCACCACGGTCCCACACCCCCCCTCAG ATCGTACAGTTCTTGGAGAATAGGCGTAAGGTCCACCATGATGCAATAAACTTTTGTCAAGCTATTCTGCAAAAAAAGTCAGTTGAATGGAAAGCTGTACTGCGTAACAATTTTTCACCACCCATCAATGATGTGGATCTAGTTGTTACAGTTGGTGGTGATGGAACTCTTCTACAGGCTAGCCATTCATTGGATGACAAAATTCCTGTTCTTGGAGTGAATTCTGACCCTACACGTATTGATGag GTGGAGCAATTCAGCAGTGAATTTGATGCTACCAGAAGCACAGGCCATCTTTGTGCTGCTACTGTTGAAAACTTTGAACAA GTTTTAGATGCTGTACTTGAAGGTCAATTTCTTCCTTCCGAATTAACAAGGTCCATGATATCTGTTAACGCACGACACTTGTCAACTTATGCTCTCAATGATATCTTAGTTGCACATCCATGTCCTGCCTCGGTTTCCAGGTTCTCATTCAG AATCAAAGAGGGTGACAAGCCATGTTCCCCTCTCGTTAACTGCAGATCAAGTGGTCTACGTGTTTCAACAGCTGCTGGTTCAACTGCTGCAATGCATTCAGCAGGTGGATTTCCAATGCCAATTTTATCTCGGGATCTCCAGTACATGACAAGGGAGCCTATTTCACCCAGGGCAGCCTCAGATCTTATGCATGGATCGATCAAACATGATCAGACATTAGTTTCTACATGGACCTGTAGAAAAGGTCTGATATATATTGATGGTTCTCATATCTATCATACCATCCAAGATGGGGATATCATTGAGATATCTTCCAGAGCACCAGTTCTGAAAGTTCTATTGCCTCGTCATCTGTTATAG
- the LOC114183157 gene encoding B-box zinc finger protein 22, giving the protein MKIQCNVCEAAEAKVLCCADEAALCWECDEKVHAANKLANKHQRVPLSTSSSHMPKCDICQEALGYFFCLEDRALFCRKCDLAIHTANAYVSGHQRFLLTGVRVGLEATEPGASSSSLKSDSGEKISDTKSSSISRKVSTVPQNSDYNELLPIEGGGVEGFPPAKESFGGGSTVGNISQWTIDEFIGLNEFSQNYDYMEESTRADGGKLGDSDSPVLRSGDEEMEEEEYLEHVPDSSWTVPQIPSPPTASGLHWPKHPQYSSDSLLFVPDISFSHMQHSQISSIFSRRRRHL; this is encoded by the exons ATGAAGATTCAGTGCAACGTTTGTGAGGCTGCGGAGGCTAAGGTTCTGTGTTGTGCTGATGAGGCTGCTCTGTGTTGGGAATGTGATGAAAAGGTTCATGCGGCTAACAAGCTTGCTAACAAGCACCAGAGAGTTCCTCTTTCTACCTCTTCTTCTCATATGCCCAAATGTGACATTTGCCAG GAAGCATTAGGCTACTTTTTCTGTCTAGAGGATCGAGCTCTGTTCTGCAGAAAATGTGATTTGGCAATACATACAGCAAATGCTTATGTCTCTGGTCATCAGAGGTTTCTTCTCACCGGTGTAAGAGTAGGCCTTGAAGCTACAGAGCCTGGTGCATCCTCATCGTCTTTGAAGTCAGATTCTGGGGAGAAAATTTCTGATACAAAGTCCTCTTCTATCTCTAGAAAGGTTTCCACAGTGCCTCAGAACTCAGATTACAATGAATTGTTGCCTATCGAAGGTGGAGGAGTTGAGGGGTTTCCACCAGCTAAGGAGTCTTTTGGTGGTGGTTCTACAGTTGGAAATATCTCACAGTGGACAATAGATGAATTTATTGGCCTAAACGAGTTCAGTCAGAATTATGATTACATGGAAGAATCAACAAGG GCTGACGGTGGTAAGTTAGGGGATTCCGATTCTCCGGTTTTAAGATCCGGCGACGAGGAAATGGAGGAGGAGGAGTATTTGGAACATGTTCCAGATTCTTCATGGACAGTTCCACAGATCCCTTCACCACCAACAGCTTCTGGGTTACACTGGCCAAAACACCCTCAATATTCATCTGATAGTCTTCTGTTTGTTCCTGACATAAGCTTTTCTCACATGCAACACTCTCAGATCAGTAGTATTTTTTCTAGACGCCGGAGGCACCTTTAA